The following proteins come from a genomic window of Mycobacterium sp. DL:
- a CDS encoding histidinol-phosphate transaminase, translating to MSAGDTVTLDDLPLRDDLRGKSPYGAPQLMVPVRLNTNENPHPPTQALIDDIAVSVRAIAGELHRYPDRDAVALRTDLAGYLTAQTGTPVGVENVWAANGSNEILQQLLQAFGGPGRSAIGFVPSYSMHPIISDGTQTAWLAADRAEDFSLDVGVAAQAIKEHRPDVVFLASPNNPSGQSVPIDDLRLLLEAMDGGIMIVDEAYGEFSSQPSAIGLLDEHPAKLVVTRTMSKAFAFAGGRLGYLIAAPAVIDAMLLVRLPYHLSAVTQAAARAALRHADETLGSVATLIAERNRVSEALTTLGFRVIPSDANFVMFGRFADAPATWQRYLDDGVLIRDVGIPGYLRTTIGLVDENDALLAASARIGAS from the coding sequence GTGAGCGCCGGTGACACGGTGACGTTGGACGATCTTCCGCTGCGTGACGATCTGCGCGGCAAATCACCCTACGGCGCACCACAATTGATGGTCCCGGTGCGGCTCAACACCAATGAGAATCCGCACCCCCCGACGCAGGCGCTGATCGACGACATCGCCGTGTCGGTGCGGGCGATCGCCGGCGAACTGCACCGCTATCCCGACCGCGACGCGGTGGCGCTGCGAACCGATCTGGCCGGCTACCTGACAGCCCAGACCGGAACCCCCGTCGGCGTCGAGAATGTCTGGGCGGCAAACGGTTCCAATGAGATCCTGCAGCAACTGCTACAGGCGTTCGGCGGACCCGGGCGCAGCGCGATCGGTTTCGTCCCGTCGTACTCGATGCACCCGATCATCTCCGACGGCACGCAGACCGCCTGGCTGGCCGCCGACCGTGCCGAGGACTTCAGCCTCGATGTCGGGGTCGCCGCGCAGGCCATCAAAGAGCACCGCCCCGACGTCGTGTTCCTCGCCAGCCCGAACAACCCGTCGGGCCAGAGCGTTCCGATCGACGACCTGCGGTTGCTGCTCGAAGCGATGGACGGCGGCATCATGATCGTCGACGAGGCGTACGGCGAGTTCTCCTCCCAACCCAGTGCCATCGGCCTGCTCGACGAGCACCCGGCCAAGCTGGTCGTGACCCGCACCATGAGCAAGGCGTTCGCCTTCGCAGGCGGTCGGTTGGGTTACCTCATCGCCGCGCCCGCGGTCATCGACGCCATGCTGCTGGTGCGCCTGCCCTACCACCTGTCGGCGGTGACGCAGGCCGCCGCCCGCGCCGCGCTACGCCATGCCGACGAGACCCTGGGCAGTGTCGCGACCCTGATCGCGGAACGCAACAGGGTGTCAGAGGCATTGACCACCTTGGGTTTCCGGGTGATACCCAGTGATGCGAACTTCGTGATGTTCGGCCGATTCGCCGACGCACCCGCCACCTGGCAGCGCTACCTGGACGACGGGGTGCTGATCCGCGACGTCGGAATCCCCGGCTACCTGCGCACCACCATCGGCCTGGTCGACGAGAATGACGCGCTGCTGGCCGCCAGCGCCCGAATAGGAGCATCGTGA
- the hisB gene encoding imidazoleglycerol-phosphate dehydratase HisB has protein sequence MSEPVRTSRRAKVERKTKESDIVVELDLDGTGVVSVQTGVPFFDHMLTSLGTHASFDLTVKALGDIDIEGHHTIEDTAIVLGQALGQALGDKKGIRRFGDAFIPMDETLAHAAVDVSGRPYFVHTGEPDYMVEFTIAGTSAPYHTVVNRHVFESLAFNARIALHVRTLYGRDPHHITEAQYKAVARALRQAVEYDARVTGVPSTKGTL, from the coding sequence GTGAGCGAACCAGTCCGCACGTCCCGTCGCGCGAAAGTCGAACGCAAGACCAAGGAATCCGACATCGTCGTCGAACTCGACCTCGACGGCACCGGAGTGGTCAGCGTGCAGACCGGCGTGCCGTTCTTCGATCACATGCTCACCTCGCTGGGCACCCACGCCAGTTTCGACCTGACGGTGAAGGCCCTGGGCGACATCGACATCGAGGGTCACCACACCATCGAGGACACCGCGATCGTGCTCGGTCAGGCTCTGGGTCAGGCACTCGGTGACAAGAAGGGGATCCGTCGCTTCGGGGACGCATTCATCCCGATGGACGAGACGCTGGCACACGCCGCAGTCGACGTCTCCGGCCGCCCCTACTTCGTCCACACCGGTGAGCCCGACTACATGGTCGAGTTCACCATCGCCGGCACTTCGGCGCCGTACCACACCGTCGTGAACCGGCACGTGTTCGAATCCTTGGCGTTCAACGCCCGGATCGCGCTGCACGTGCGCACCCTCTACGGGCGGGATCCGCACCACATCACCGAGGCCCAGTACAAGGCGGTGGCCCGCGCGCTGCGCCAAGCCGTCGAATACGACGCACGGGTGACGGGTGTGCCGTCCACCAAAGGGACGCTGTGA
- the hisH gene encoding imidazole glycerol phosphate synthase subunit HisH: MTRKLVVLDYGSGNLRSAQRALERVGADVEVTADPSAAMAADGLVVPGVGAYEACMTGLRKIGGEKIIADRLAAGRPVLGVCVGMQILFARGVEFGVETTGCGQWPGAVVRLDAPVIPHMGWNVVDAPADSVLFKGMDPDTRFYFVHSYAAQQWEGAPEALLTWASHEVPFLAAVEDGPLAATQFHPEKSGDAGAELLSNWVGALS, translated from the coding sequence GTGACACGCAAGCTCGTCGTTCTCGACTACGGGTCGGGCAACCTGCGCTCGGCCCAGCGCGCGCTCGAGCGCGTCGGCGCCGATGTGGAGGTGACCGCCGATCCGTCGGCCGCCATGGCCGCCGACGGGCTGGTGGTACCCGGGGTCGGTGCCTACGAGGCGTGCATGACCGGTCTTCGGAAGATCGGCGGCGAGAAGATCATCGCCGACCGATTGGCCGCCGGACGACCGGTGCTGGGGGTGTGTGTGGGCATGCAGATCCTGTTCGCCCGGGGAGTCGAGTTCGGTGTCGAGACGACCGGCTGCGGACAGTGGCCGGGAGCGGTCGTCCGGTTGGACGCCCCGGTGATCCCGCACATGGGGTGGAACGTCGTGGACGCCCCGGCGGACAGTGTGCTGTTCAAGGGGATGGATCCCGACACCCGTTTCTACTTCGTGCACTCCTATGCCGCCCAGCAGTGGGAGGGTGCGCCGGAGGCTCTGCTGACCTGGGCCAGTCACGAAGTGCCGTTCCTGGCCGCGGTCGAGGACGGACCGCTGGCCGCAACACAGTTCCATCCGGAGAAGAGCGGCGACGCGGGCGCTGAGTTGCTGTCGAACTGGGTGGGGGCGTTAAGTTGA
- the priA gene encoding bifunctional 1-(5-phosphoribosyl)-5-((5-phosphoribosylamino)methylideneamino)imidazole-4-carboxamide isomerase/phosphoribosylanthranilate isomerase PriA, which translates to MILLPAVDVVDGRAVRLVQGQAGSETEYGSALDAAMTWQRDGAEWIHLVDLDAAFGRGSNRELLAEVVGKLDVAVELSGGIRDDESLAAALATGCARVNLGTAALENPTWCAKVVAEHGERVAVGLDVKITDGEHRLRGRGWETDGGDLWPVLERLDREGCSRFVVTDVTKDGTLNGPNLDLLSKVTERTEAPVIASGGVSSLDDLRAIATLTDRGVEGAIVGKALYAGRFTLPQALAAVTT; encoded by the coding sequence CTGATCCTGTTACCTGCCGTCGACGTGGTCGACGGCCGCGCCGTGCGTCTGGTGCAGGGACAGGCCGGCAGCGAGACCGAGTACGGCTCAGCTCTGGACGCGGCGATGACCTGGCAGCGCGACGGCGCCGAGTGGATCCACCTGGTGGACCTCGATGCCGCGTTCGGCCGCGGCTCCAATCGCGAACTGCTTGCCGAGGTGGTCGGCAAACTCGATGTCGCGGTGGAACTGTCGGGAGGCATCCGAGACGACGAGTCGCTGGCGGCGGCGCTGGCCACCGGCTGTGCCCGCGTGAACCTGGGCACGGCGGCGTTGGAGAATCCGACGTGGTGCGCCAAGGTCGTGGCCGAGCACGGCGAACGGGTGGCTGTCGGGCTCGACGTCAAGATCACCGACGGTGAACACCGGTTGCGGGGCCGCGGCTGGGAGACCGACGGGGGAGACCTGTGGCCGGTTCTGGAACGTCTTGATCGCGAGGGATGTTCGCGCTTCGTCGTCACCGACGTCACCAAGGACGGCACCCTCAACGGACCGAACCTGGATCTGCTGAGCAAGGTGACCGAGCGGACCGAGGCGCCGGTCATCGCCTCCGGCGGGGTGTCGAGCCTGGACGACCTGCGGGCGATCGCCACCCTGACCGACCGCGGCGTCGAGGGTGCCATCGTCGGGAAGGCGCTGTACGCAGGGCGATTCACGTTGCCGCAGGCACTGGCCGCGGTCACCACGTGA
- a CDS encoding inositol monophosphatase family protein — protein sequence MTVAPDQLADLLATAAGVLDAASAQFVAGHRADSAVAKKGNDFATEVDLAIERRVVAELTKLTGIGVHGEEFGGEPLDSELVWVLDPIDGTFNYAAGLPMAAILLGLLADGEPVLGLTWLPFTAQRYTAIIDGPVRCNGDELDSLQTAALSDSIVGIGTFNIESRGHYPGRYRVAVLEGLSRQCSRLRMHGATGIDLAYVAAGVLGGAISFGHHAWDHVAGVALVRAAGGVVTDLAGEPWTVSSPSALVAAPGVHEQMLDIVRSVGDPKDFL from the coding sequence GTGACAGTGGCTCCGGACCAGCTGGCCGACCTGCTCGCCACCGCGGCAGGGGTACTCGACGCCGCATCGGCTCAGTTCGTCGCAGGGCACCGCGCCGATTCCGCAGTCGCCAAGAAGGGCAACGACTTCGCCACCGAGGTGGACCTCGCCATCGAGCGCCGGGTGGTGGCCGAGCTGACGAAGCTGACCGGCATCGGCGTGCACGGCGAGGAGTTCGGCGGGGAACCGCTGGACTCCGAGCTGGTGTGGGTGCTCGACCCGATCGACGGCACGTTCAACTACGCCGCGGGCCTGCCGATGGCGGCCATCCTGCTGGGTCTTCTGGCCGACGGTGAGCCGGTGCTGGGGCTGACGTGGTTGCCGTTCACGGCGCAGCGCTACACCGCGATCATCGACGGGCCGGTGCGCTGCAACGGTGACGAGCTCGACTCGCTGCAGACCGCAGCGCTCTCGGACTCCATCGTCGGCATCGGCACTTTCAACATCGAATCCCGTGGCCACTACCCGGGCCGGTATCGGGTCGCGGTCCTCGAGGGTCTGAGCCGGCAGTGTTCGCGGCTGCGGATGCACGGCGCGACGGGAATCGACCTCGCCTACGTCGCCGCCGGAGTGCTCGGCGGCGCCATCAGTTTCGGCCATCACGCCTGGGACCACGTCGCAGGTGTGGCGTTGGTGCGCGCGGCCGGAGGGGTGGTCACCGACCTCGCGGGAGAGCCGTGGACGGTCTCCTCACCCTCCGCGCTGGTGGCCGCGCCGGGCGTGCACGAGCAGATGCTCGACATCGTCCGATCCGTCGGCGACCCGAAGGACTTCCTGTGA
- the hisF gene encoding imidazole glycerol phosphate synthase subunit HisF, translating into MKRAGDVATRVIPCLDVDAGRVVKGVNFENLRDAGDPVELAAAYDAEGADELTFLDVTASSSGRATMLEVVRRTAEQVFIPLTVGGGVRSVADVDVLLRAGADKVAVNTAAIARPELLSELSRQFGSQCIVLSVDARTVPDGAEPTTSGWEVTTHGGRRGTGIDAVEWAARGAELGVGEILLNSMDYDGTKAGFDLRMLRAVRGAVTVPVIASGGAGAVEDFAPAVVAGADAVLAASVFHFRELTIGQVKAAMAAEGIVVR; encoded by the coding sequence GTGAAGCGGGCGGGTGACGTCGCGACCCGGGTGATCCCGTGCCTGGACGTCGACGCCGGCCGGGTGGTCAAGGGTGTCAACTTCGAGAACCTGCGTGACGCAGGTGATCCCGTCGAGCTTGCTGCCGCCTACGACGCGGAGGGTGCCGACGAGCTGACCTTCCTCGATGTGACCGCATCCTCGTCGGGCCGTGCCACCATGCTCGAGGTGGTGCGGCGAACCGCCGAGCAGGTGTTCATCCCCCTCACCGTCGGTGGTGGGGTGCGCTCGGTGGCCGATGTCGACGTCCTGTTGCGCGCCGGTGCCGACAAGGTCGCGGTCAACACCGCGGCGATCGCGCGCCCGGAGTTGCTCTCGGAGTTGTCGCGGCAGTTCGGCTCGCAGTGCATCGTGCTGTCGGTGGACGCGCGCACGGTTCCGGACGGCGCCGAGCCCACCACCTCGGGGTGGGAGGTGACCACCCACGGCGGCCGCCGCGGCACGGGCATCGATGCCGTCGAGTGGGCGGCCCGCGGAGCCGAACTGGGCGTCGGCGAGATACTGCTCAACTCGATGGACTACGACGGCACCAAGGCGGGTTTCGACCTGAGAATGCTTCGCGCCGTGCGCGGCGCGGTGACGGTGCCGGTGATCGCCAGCGGTGGCGCCGGTGCGGTGGAAGATTTTGCGCCGGCCGTTGTTGCAGGGGCTGACGCCGTCCTGGCGGCCAGCGTCTTCCACTTCCGGGAGCTGACCATCGGCCAGGTGAAGGCGGCGATGGCGGCCGAAGGGATCGTGGTGCGATGA
- the hisI gene encoding phosphoribosyl-AMP cyclohydrolase → MTLDSRIAGRLKRNADGLFTAVVQEHATGQVLMVAWMDDDALARTLETREATYFSRSRGEQWIKGATSGHTQHVHSVRLDCDGDTVLLEVDQVGGACHTGDHTCFDADQLLTPEA, encoded by the coding sequence GTGACTCTCGACAGCAGGATTGCGGGTCGGCTGAAACGCAACGCGGACGGTCTGTTCACGGCGGTGGTGCAGGAACACGCGACCGGTCAGGTGCTGATGGTCGCGTGGATGGACGACGACGCGCTGGCCCGGACGTTGGAAACCCGTGAGGCGACCTATTTTTCGCGGTCCCGCGGCGAGCAGTGGATCAAGGGTGCCACGTCGGGGCACACCCAGCACGTGCACTCGGTTCGGCTGGACTGTGACGGTGACACGGTGCTGCTCGAGGTCGATCAGGTCGGCGGCGCGTGCCACACCGGCGACCACACGTGCTTCGACGCGGATCAGCTGCTGACGCCCGAGGCTTAA
- a CDS encoding peroxiredoxin yields MTQVKPGDQVTDFELPDQTGTKRTLTGLLADGPIVLFFYPAAMTPGCTKEACHFRDLAGDFAAVGASRVGISADSVDKQAKFADQQKFDYPLLSDTDGVVATQFGVKRGLLGKLMPVKRTTFVIDTDRTVLEVIASEFSMDTHADKALDVLRRR; encoded by the coding sequence ATGACACAGGTCAAACCGGGTGATCAAGTGACGGACTTCGAACTACCAGACCAGACGGGCACCAAGAGGACGCTGACCGGACTGCTCGCCGACGGACCGATCGTGTTGTTCTTCTACCCCGCCGCGATGACACCCGGCTGCACCAAGGAGGCCTGCCACTTCCGCGATCTGGCTGGCGACTTCGCCGCCGTCGGTGCCAGCAGGGTGGGAATCAGTGCCGACTCGGTCGACAAGCAGGCGAAGTTCGCCGACCAGCAGAAGTTCGACTATCCCCTGCTCTCGGACACCGACGGCGTCGTGGCGACCCAGTTCGGGGTCAAGCGGGGCCTGCTCGGCAAGCTGATGCCGGTGAAGCGGACCACGTTCGTCATCGACACCGATCGCACCGTGCTCGAGGTCATCGCCAGCGAGTTCAGCATGGACACCCACGCCGACAAAGCGCTCGACGTGCTGCGACGGCGTTAA
- a CDS encoding anthranilate synthase component I produces MLLTTSREDFRALAAEHRVVPVVRKVLADSETPLSAYRKLAANRPGTFLLESAENGRSWSRWSFIGAGAPSALTVRDGQAVWLGVTPQDAPAGGDPLEALRTTLTLLETAALPGLPPLSSGLVGFFAYDMVRRLERLPELTVDDLGLPDMLLLLATDIAAVDHHEGTITLIANAVNWNGTDDRVDWAYDDAVARLDVMTAALAEPLKSTVATFSRPAPTHRSQRTVEEYTAIVDKLVGDIEAGEAFQVVPSQRFEMDTDADPLDVYRMLRVTNPSPYMYLLNVPDHEGGLDFSIVGSSPEALVTVKEGRATTHPIAGTRWRGESEEEDVLLEKELLSDEKERAEHLMLVDLGRNDLGRVCTPGTVRVEDYSHIERYSHVMHLVSTVTGMLADGRTALDAVTACFPAGTLSGAPKVRAMELIEEVEKTRRGLYGGVLGYLDFAGNADFAIAIRTALMRDGTGYVQAGGGVVADSNGPYEYNEAANKARAVLSAIAAAETLSEP; encoded by the coding sequence GTGCTGTTGACCACCTCGCGCGAGGACTTCCGGGCGCTGGCCGCCGAGCACCGCGTCGTCCCGGTGGTCCGCAAGGTGCTGGCCGACAGCGAGACGCCGCTCTCGGCGTACCGCAAGCTGGCCGCGAACCGTCCGGGCACGTTCCTGCTCGAATCGGCGGAGAACGGGCGGTCGTGGTCACGGTGGTCGTTCATCGGGGCGGGTGCGCCGTCGGCGCTGACGGTGCGCGACGGGCAGGCGGTGTGGCTGGGTGTCACCCCGCAGGATGCGCCCGCCGGCGGTGACCCGCTCGAAGCGCTGCGGACGACGCTCACGCTGCTGGAGACCGCCGCGCTTCCGGGTCTGCCGCCGCTGTCGTCCGGGTTGGTCGGGTTCTTCGCCTACGACATGGTGCGCCGCCTCGAGAGGCTGCCCGAACTGACCGTCGACGACTTGGGTCTGCCCGACATGCTGCTGCTGCTGGCGACCGACATCGCGGCGGTCGACCACCACGAGGGCACCATCACGTTGATCGCCAACGCCGTCAACTGGAACGGCACCGACGACCGCGTCGACTGGGCATACGACGATGCGGTGGCCAGGCTCGACGTGATGACGGCCGCGCTGGCCGAACCGCTCAAGTCGACGGTGGCGACGTTCAGCCGCCCCGCACCGACGCACCGGTCCCAGCGCACCGTCGAGGAGTACACCGCGATCGTCGACAAGCTCGTCGGGGACATCGAGGCTGGTGAAGCCTTCCAGGTGGTGCCGTCGCAGCGCTTCGAGATGGACACCGACGCAGATCCGCTGGACGTCTACCGGATGCTGCGGGTCACCAACCCCAGCCCGTACATGTATCTGCTCAACGTGCCCGATCACGAAGGGGGACTGGACTTCTCGATCGTCGGCTCCAGCCCCGAGGCGCTCGTCACCGTCAAGGAAGGGCGCGCGACCACCCACCCGATCGCCGGTACCAGGTGGCGCGGTGAGAGCGAGGAAGAGGACGTGCTCCTGGAGAAGGAGTTGCTGTCCGACGAGAAGGAGCGCGCCGAGCACCTGATGCTCGTCGACCTCGGACGCAACGATCTGGGGCGGGTCTGCACGCCGGGCACGGTCCGGGTCGAGGACTACAGCCACATCGAGCGCTACAGCCACGTCATGCACCTGGTGTCGACGGTGACCGGAATGCTCGCCGACGGCAGGACTGCGCTGGACGCCGTGACCGCGTGCTTCCCAGCCGGGACTCTGTCCGGCGCCCCCAAGGTTCGGGCGATGGAGTTGATCGAGGAGGTCGAGAAGACCCGCCGCGGGCTCTACGGCGGTGTCCTCGGGTATCTCGACTTCGCGGGCAATGCCGACTTCGCGATCGCGATCCGAACGGCCCTGATGCGCGACGGCACAGGCTATGTACAGGCCGGAGGCGGCGTCGTCGCCGATTCCAACGGTCCCTACGAATACAACGAGGCGGCCAACAAGGCCCGCGCGGTGTTGAGTGCGATCGCGGCGGCCGAAACGTTGAGCGAACCATGA
- a CDS encoding TIGR02234 family membrane protein — protein MIRVAQLSLALAAAALWAASQLTWVKVSSFDGLGHPRSADLSGATWSTALIPLALLVAAAAVAALAVRGWLLRSLAVLVAAASVGMGYLAISLWVTVDVGVRAAQLAEVPVADLLGTERHYGGAVVTLVAAALSLLGAVLLMRSSTKGRSDTQRYVRRPSTETDQPATAMSERMIWDALDEGRDPTNTDNKGR, from the coding sequence ATGATCCGCGTCGCTCAGCTCTCCCTGGCGCTCGCCGCGGCGGCCCTGTGGGCGGCGTCGCAGCTGACCTGGGTGAAGGTCAGCTCGTTCGACGGACTGGGGCATCCGAGATCGGCTGATCTCTCCGGAGCGACGTGGTCGACGGCGCTCATCCCCCTGGCACTACTGGTGGCGGCGGCCGCGGTCGCGGCGCTGGCCGTGCGCGGGTGGTTGTTGCGGTCGCTGGCGGTGCTGGTGGCGGCGGCGAGCGTCGGAATGGGGTACCTGGCGATCAGCCTGTGGGTGACCGTGGACGTCGGGGTCCGAGCCGCTCAGCTGGCCGAGGTGCCGGTGGCCGACCTGCTCGGCACCGAGCGCCACTATGGTGGCGCCGTCGTCACGCTGGTGGCGGCAGCGCTGTCGCTTCTGGGTGCAGTGCTGCTGATGCGGTCGTCGACCAAGGGTCGATCCGACACCCAGCGCTACGTCCGTCGTCCGTCGACGGAGACCGATCAACCGGCGACCGCGATGTCGGAGCGGATGATCTGGGATGCCCTCGACGAGGGGCGGGACCCGACCAACACAGACAACAAGGGGCGGTGA
- the trpC gene encoding indole-3-glycerol phosphate synthase TrpC, whose translation MGSATVLDSILEGVRADVAAREAVVSLAEVKERAKNAPKPIDVMTAMRAPGIGVIAEVKRASPSRGELASIADPAKLARAYQDGGARVISVLTEQRRFNGSLDDLDAVRAAVSIPVLRKDFIIWPYQIHEARAHGADMLLLIVAALEQPALESLLERTESLGMTALVEVHTEEEADRALQAGASVIGVNARDLKTLEVDRDCFARIAPGLPSNVIRIAESGVRGTADLLAYAGAGADAVLVGEGLVTSGDPRSAVADLVTAGTHPSCPKPSR comes from the coding sequence ATGGGTTCGGCGACCGTCCTCGACTCTATTCTCGAAGGAGTCCGCGCCGACGTTGCTGCCCGCGAGGCCGTTGTGAGCCTGGCGGAGGTCAAGGAGCGGGCCAAGAACGCCCCCAAGCCGATCGACGTGATGACCGCCATGCGCGCACCGGGCATCGGGGTCATCGCCGAGGTGAAGCGGGCCAGCCCGTCGCGTGGCGAGTTGGCGTCGATTGCAGACCCCGCGAAGCTCGCCCGCGCCTACCAGGACGGTGGCGCTCGGGTGATCAGCGTGCTGACCGAGCAGCGTCGCTTCAACGGCTCGCTCGACGACCTGGACGCGGTTCGTGCCGCGGTGTCGATTCCGGTGCTGCGCAAGGACTTCATCATCTGGCCGTACCAGATCCACGAGGCCCGGGCCCATGGTGCCGACATGCTGTTGCTCATCGTCGCGGCGCTCGAACAACCCGCGCTGGAGTCGCTGCTCGAGCGCACCGAGTCGCTGGGTATGACGGCACTCGTCGAGGTTCACACCGAGGAGGAGGCGGACCGCGCACTGCAGGCCGGCGCCTCGGTGATCGGTGTGAACGCGCGCGACCTCAAGACCCTCGAAGTCGACCGGGACTGCTTCGCACGGATCGCGCCGGGTCTGCCGAGCAACGTCATCCGGATCGCCGAGTCGGGGGTTCGGGGTACCGCCGACCTGCTGGCCTATGCCGGTGCCGGCGCCGACGCAGTCCTCGTCGGCGAGGGACTGGTCACCAGCGGGGACCCGCGTAGCGCCGTCGCGGACCTGGTCACCGCAGGCACCCATCCGTCCTGCCCGAAACCCTCACGTTAA
- the trpB gene encoding tryptophan synthase subunit beta — protein MAEHAGPELPRASAAVAEPTAHDPDARGHFGAYGGRYVPEALMAVIEEVTAAYEKARGDQTFLDELDRLQKHYTGRPSPVYEAERLSEHAGGARIFLKREDLNHTGSHKINNVLGQALLARKMGKTRVIAETGAGQHGVASATACALLGLECVIYMGAVDTARQALNVARMRLLGATVVPVESGSKTLKDAINETFRDWVTNADETYYCFGTAAGPHPFPMMVRDFQRVIGLEARAQMLDQAGRLPEAVVACVGGGSNAIGIFHAFIDDPGVRLVGYEAAGDGVETGRHAATFTGGSPGAFQGSYSYLLQDEDGQTVESHSISAGLDYPGVGPEHALLKDVGRARYEPITDTEAMDALSLLSRAEGIIPAIESAHAVAGALKLGSELGPGSIILVNLSGRGDKDVETAAKWFGLLGDAP, from the coding sequence GTGGCCGAACACGCCGGCCCCGAACTACCGCGCGCCAGTGCGGCCGTGGCCGAACCCACCGCCCATGACCCCGACGCACGGGGACATTTCGGCGCGTACGGCGGCCGGTATGTCCCCGAGGCGCTGATGGCCGTCATCGAGGAGGTCACCGCGGCCTATGAGAAAGCCCGCGGCGACCAGACCTTCCTCGATGAACTGGATCGACTGCAGAAGCACTACACCGGGCGTCCGTCCCCGGTGTACGAGGCCGAGCGACTCAGCGAGCATGCCGGCGGGGCCCGGATCTTTCTGAAGCGAGAAGACCTCAACCACACCGGATCTCACAAGATCAACAACGTTCTCGGTCAGGCCCTGCTGGCCCGCAAAATGGGCAAGACCAGGGTGATCGCCGAGACAGGCGCAGGCCAGCACGGGGTGGCCTCGGCAACGGCATGTGCGCTGCTGGGTCTGGAGTGTGTGATCTACATGGGTGCGGTCGACACCGCGCGCCAAGCGCTCAACGTGGCTCGGATGCGACTGCTGGGTGCGACGGTGGTACCGGTCGAGTCCGGATCCAAGACCCTCAAGGACGCGATCAACGAGACGTTCCGGGACTGGGTGACCAACGCCGACGAAACCTACTACTGCTTCGGTACGGCGGCGGGGCCGCATCCGTTCCCGATGATGGTGCGCGACTTCCAGCGGGTGATCGGACTCGAGGCCCGCGCACAGATGCTGGATCAGGCGGGCCGGTTGCCCGAGGCGGTCGTCGCCTGTGTGGGGGGCGGATCCAACGCGATCGGTATCTTCCACGCGTTCATCGACGACCCGGGAGTGCGCCTGGTCGGCTACGAGGCGGCCGGCGACGGCGTCGAAACCGGCAGGCACGCAGCCACATTCACCGGAGGGTCGCCGGGCGCTTTCCAGGGTTCGTACTCCTATCTGCTGCAGGACGAGGACGGCCAGACCGTCGAATCCCACTCGATCTCTGCGGGTTTGGACTATCCAGGGGTCGGGCCCGAGCATGCGCTGCTCAAGGACGTGGGTAGGGCCCGCTATGAACCGATCACCGACACCGAGGCGATGGACGCACTGTCGCTGTTGAGTCGTGCCGAGGGGATCATCCCGGCCATCGAGTCTGCCCATGCCGTTGCCGGAGCGCTGAAGCTCGGCTCGGAGCTAGGGCCTGGCTCGATCATCCTGGTGAACCTCTCTGGCCGCGGCGACAAAGACGTCGAGACGGCGGCCAAGTGGTTCGGCCTACTCGGAGACGCACCGTGA